In Campylobacter vulpis, a genomic segment contains:
- a CDS encoding isoaspartyl peptidase/L-asparaginase family protein: MSLMKGGKKALLVLASVAFLASANLYAKDFKPVIVIHGGTSGLGLTKEEFAKREVVMKESLKAGQKILEAGGSSTDAVIAAIKVMEDSPEFNAGKGAVFTSDGYNELDASLMDGKTLNAGAIAMARTIKNPIEAAKVVMEKTPHTLIAGEGADKLAKANGLEIVKQKYFYTEHRYKQLKEAQKSKEILLDSDKAKAHLGLSTEPYLGTVGAIALDKNGNLAAGTSTGGTTNKMTGRIGDSPIIGAGNYANNDSVAVSCTGTGDIYIRVAAAHEVAALYKHKKLSIQKAAEETIKEVAQLGGTGGIISIDKKGKVGYAWTKDKLGMYHGEARLGEEPKIFWPVAK; the protein is encoded by the coding sequence ATGAGTCTAATGAAAGGTGGCAAAAAAGCCTTATTGGTATTAGCCAGTGTTGCATTTTTAGCAAGTGCAAATCTTTATGCAAAAGATTTTAAGCCTGTCATCGTTATCCACGGCGGAACAAGTGGCTTAGGTCTTACAAAAGAGGAATTTGCCAAAAGAGAAGTGGTAATGAAAGAATCGCTTAAAGCGGGACAAAAAATCTTAGAAGCAGGAGGAAGCTCAACTGATGCTGTAATTGCCGCAATTAAAGTTATGGAGGATAGCCCGGAATTTAATGCAGGTAAAGGAGCCGTCTTTACTTCCGATGGCTATAATGAACTTGACGCCTCTTTAATGGACGGAAAAACTCTAAATGCAGGTGCTATTGCTATGGCAAGAACGATTAAAAATCCTATTGAAGCGGCAAAAGTGGTTATGGAAAAAACGCCACATACTCTAATTGCCGGTGAAGGTGCGGATAAATTAGCCAAAGCAAATGGTTTAGAAATCGTTAAGCAAAAATATTTCTACACAGAACATCGCTACAAGCAATTAAAAGAAGCACAAAAAAGTAAAGAAATTTTACTCGATAGCGATAAGGCTAAAGCGCATTTAGGACTTAGCACAGAGCCTTATTTAGGAACTGTGGGAGCAATTGCCTTAGATAAAAATGGAAATTTAGCCGCTGGAACAAGCACAGGCGGAACGACAAATAAAATGACCGGACGCATTGGAGATTCGCCTATTATAGGAGCTGGAAATTATGCAAATAACGACTCTGTTGCTGTTTCTTGCACAGGGACAGGGGATATTTACATAAGAGTGGCGGCAGCTCACGAGGTCGCAGCCCTTTATAAGCATAAAAAATTATCTATCCAAAAAGCAGCAGAGGAAACCATTAAAGAGGTAGCACAACTTGGCGGAACGGGTGGCATTATCTCAATCGATAAAAAAGGTAAGGTAGGATACGCTTGGACTAAAGATAAACTTGGAATGTATCACGGCGAAGCTAGACTCGGTGAAGAGCCTAAAATCTTTTGGCCTGTGGCTAAATAA
- a CDS encoding anthranilate synthase component I family protein — protein MLSKDVNFYYRQILEKYPNSYFTQDLNKVIIGIDCEYLDANSMTFSELKAKFYECAAGEKLCEYAGFFGVLSANFIHLFENLPSLERENYDFPSFLFANARAYLLYEKNSKMFFQFGENQYFDFLSENYICPQKNKAEFSILNDLEEEQKSYETMVKKAKEYLLSGDIFQVVLSKQLCIRHNINAFDYYETLSLENPSAYMFYFPTKYGVVLGSSPELLLSIKQKEIFTAPIAGTRNLDENSDISVLEKELLEDEKELSEHRMLVDLARNDISKFGENTRVEKLYSILKSKYVMHIVSEVYATLREEANIFDAIGALFPAGTLSGAPKIRALEIINELENLDRGVYGGAVGFLNFNENVVLALIIRSAFFKDDKAYISSGAGIVLQSKAEKEYAEICAKRRALLATFERLTK, from the coding sequence ATGCTTAGCAAAGATGTTAATTTTTACTACCGACAAATTTTAGAAAAATATCCCAATTCTTATTTTACTCAGGATTTAAATAAAGTTATTATCGGGATTGATTGTGAGTATTTGGACGCTAATTCTATGACTTTTAGTGAGCTAAAGGCTAAATTTTATGAGTGTGCGGCGGGAGAAAAATTATGCGAATATGCTGGGTTTTTTGGGGTTTTAAGTGCAAATTTTATCCATTTGTTTGAAAATTTACCCTCTTTGGAGCGTGAAAATTACGATTTTCCGTCCTTTTTATTTGCTAATGCTAGGGCTTATTTATTGTATGAGAAAAATAGCAAAATGTTTTTTCAATTTGGAGAAAATCAATATTTTGATTTTTTAAGTGAAAATTATATTTGCCCTCAAAAAAATAAAGCTGAATTTAGCATTTTAAATGACCTAGAAGAAGAACAAAAAAGCTATGAGACTATGGTGAAAAAAGCAAAAGAATATCTTTTAAGCGGAGATATTTTTCAAGTGGTTTTAAGCAAACAACTTTGCATAAGGCATAATATCAACGCCTTTGATTATTACGAGACTTTAAGCCTTGAAAATCCTAGTGCTTATATGTTTTATTTCCCTACCAAATACGGCGTAGTTTTAGGCTCATCGCCTGAACTTTTACTTAGCATTAAACAAAAAGAAATTTTTACAGCACCCATAGCTGGAACGAGAAATTTAGATGAAAATAGCGATATCAGTGTGCTTGAAAAAGAACTTTTAGAAGATGAAAAAGAGCTAAGTGAGCATAGAATGCTAGTTGATTTAGCGAGAAATGACATTTCTAAATTTGGCGAAAATACTAGAGTAGAAAAACTTTATAGTATCTTAAAAAGTAAATATGTAATGCACATCGTTAGCGAGGTTTATGCAACTTTAAGAGAGGAAGCTAACATTTTTGACGCTATTGGCGCACTTTTTCCAGCAGGGACCTTAAGCGGTGCGCCTAAAATTCGTGCTTTAGAAATTATCAATGAGCTTGAAAATTTAGACAGAGGCGTTTATGGAGGTGCGGTAGGCTTTTTAAATTTTAACGAAAATGTCGTCCTAGCCCTCATCATACGCTCCGCCTTTTTCAAAGATGATAAAGCCTACATTTCAAGCGGAGCTGGCATAGTCTTGCAAAGCAAGGCAGAGAAAGAATATGCAGAAATTTGTGCAAAAAGAAGAGCTTTACTAGCGACATTTGAAAGGCTTACGAAATGA
- the trpD gene encoding anthranilate phosphoribosyltransferase yields MILLIDNYDSFVYNVKLMLEKLSDDEIKVVRNDKINLNEIKALNPSHIILSPGPKHPKDSGICLEIFKERLEIPVLGICLGHQALGLSFNAKIKRLENIAHAKNSTLSVEKESILFKNLPKSFKIMRYHSLEVVELSENLEALSYSEDGILMAMRHKNLPYFGIQFHPESYFSEYGLQIFSNFLNAHKKEDKKERNLSPYLHKLSEDIALESEDFKHICEFIMSKEYEPLQIAALLILITEKSLNQKSLSAFVQNILRYSKTFSDESEMIDICGTGGDGFKSINVSTAVAFILAALGVKVAKHGNRAISSSSGSSDVLEALQIPVPPSLEEGLKLLEKKNLNFFHAPFFHPLVGELREIRSKLGVRTVFNVLGPLLHPNLKLKYQLMGNYHAPVHRLLAEVLKALGRKHALVVRGNDGMDELSICDESKIIELKNNEIYEYNIAPEQFGFKRAFHSEILGSSPENNAKDLELILSAKLKGAKFDIVVLNAMFALYTANKAQSPLAAKDIVLEALYSRRVYEYFKAYQNDKA; encoded by the coding sequence ATGATACTTTTGATTGATAATTATGATTCTTTTGTTTATAATGTAAAATTGATGCTTGAAAAATTAAGCGATGATGAAATTAAGGTCGTTAGAAATGATAAAATAAATCTTAATGAAATCAAAGCCTTAAATCCCTCTCACATTATCCTAAGTCCTGGTCCAAAACACCCAAAAGATAGTGGAATTTGCCTTGAAATTTTCAAAGAAAGGCTTGAAATTCCCGTGCTTGGAATTTGCCTAGGACATCAGGCTTTAGGACTTAGCTTTAATGCTAAAATCAAAAGATTAGAAAACATTGCTCACGCAAAAAACTCCACACTTAGCGTAGAAAAAGAAAGTATTTTGTTTAAAAATTTGCCAAAAAGCTTTAAGATTATGCGTTATCACTCCTTGGAGGTTGTAGAACTTAGTGAAAATTTAGAAGCCCTGTCTTATAGTGAAGATGGAATTTTAATGGCAATGAGGCACAAAAATTTGCCTTATTTTGGGATACAATTTCACCCTGAAAGCTATTTTAGCGAGTATGGTTTGCAGATTTTTTCTAATTTTCTAAACGCACATAAAAAGGAAGATAAGAAAGAAAGAAATCTAAGTCCTTACTTGCATAAACTTAGTGAAGATATAGCCTTGGAAAGTGAGGATTTTAAGCATATTTGCGAATTTATAATGAGTAAAGAATATGAGCCTTTGCAAATCGCCGCCCTACTCATACTCATCACAGAAAAATCACTCAATCAAAAGTCTTTAAGTGCTTTTGTGCAAAATATTTTGCGTTATTCTAAAACCTTTAGCGATGAAAGTGAGATGATAGATATTTGTGGCACGGGAGGCGATGGTTTTAAGAGTATTAATGTTTCGACTGCGGTGGCTTTTATTCTTGCAGCTTTAGGTGTAAAAGTCGCTAAACACGGCAACCGCGCGATATCTAGCTCAAGCGGAAGTAGCGATGTTTTAGAGGCTTTACAAATTCCAGTCCCCCCATCTTTAGAAGAGGGCTTAAAGCTTTTAGAAAAGAAAAATCTTAATTTCTTTCACGCACCTTTTTTTCACCCTTTAGTGGGAGAATTAAGAGAAATCCGCTCTAAACTAGGCGTAAGAACGGTATTTAATGTCTTAGGTCCCCTACTGCACCCCAACCTAAAGCTTAAATACCAGCTTATGGGAAATTACCACGCCCCAGTGCATAGACTTTTAGCTGAAGTGTTAAAAGCACTCGGTAGAAAACACGCCTTAGTTGTAAGGGGGAATGATGGAATGGACGAACTTAGCATTTGCGATGAAAGTAAAATTATAGAATTAAAAAATAATGAAATTTATGAATATAATATTGCTCCTGAGCAATTTGGCTTTAAAAGGGCTTTTCATAGCGAAATTTTAGGCTCAAGCCCTGAAAATAATGCTAAAGATTTAGAACTTATTTTAAGTGCGAAACTCAAAGGTGCTAAATTTGACATAGTTGTCTTAAATGCAATGTTTGCACTCTATACTGCAAACAAGGCTCAAAGTCCTTTAGCTGCGAAAGATATAGTCCTTGAAGCCCTATATTCTAGGCGTGTATATGAGTATTTTAAAGCGTATCAAAATGACAAAGCTTAA
- a CDS encoding phosphoribosylanthranilate isomerase: MTKLKICGIKDTLNAEQISALEEIDYLGLIFTQSVRRVDEKMATKLSQIIHKNHKKVVGVFIDESLEYILKIAQNVELDGVQIYRLITRKDFEILQKNKLFVWQVISVGESLQMPRQIYANMILFDTKGKFKGGNGISFNWDLLKNYKQKFGIAGGIGVHNICEAKALNPILIDVNSKVENTQGLKELAKIKDLIKEFQR, from the coding sequence ATGACAAAGCTTAAAATTTGTGGCATAAAAGACACTTTAAATGCCGAGCAAATCAGTGCTTTAGAAGAAATTGACTATCTGGGCTTAATTTTTACTCAAAGTGTGCGGAGAGTTGATGAAAAAATGGCAACAAAACTCTCTCAAATAATCCATAAAAATCACAAAAAAGTCGTAGGGGTTTTTATCGATGAAAGCTTAGAATATATCCTTAAAATCGCTCAAAATGTGGAGCTTGATGGTGTGCAAATTTATAGACTTATCACGCGAAAAGATTTTGAAATCCTACAAAAAAATAAACTTTTTGTTTGGCAGGTTATTAGCGTAGGAGAAAGTCTGCAAATGCCTCGCCAAATTTATGCAAATATGATCCTTTTTGATACTAAAGGCAAATTTAAGGGTGGAAATGGGATAAGTTTTAACTGGGATTTACTAAAAAATTATAAGCAAAAATTTGGCATAGCTGGAGGCATAGGAGTGCATAATATTTGCGAGGCTAAGGCTTTAAATCCTATCCTTATTGATGTCAATTCTAAGGTAGAAAATACGCAAGGTTTAAAAGAACTTGCTAAAATCAAAGACTTAATTAAGGAGTTTCAAAGATGA
- the trpB gene encoding tryptophan synthase subunit beta encodes MKKSYYGNYGGQFLPESAMFALNELEKAFLKFSKNKEFKKELNELLKNYVGRPTPLYYAKNLSKIYGHKIYLKREDLNHTGAHKINNAIAQALLAKKMGKKKIIAETGAGQHGLATATAAALLGLQCEIFMGAVDVERQALNVYKIELLGAKVNAIESGLKTLKEATTAAIQHWVSDIKNLFYVVGSAVGPYPYPKMVTHFQSIIGKECKMQLKKLGKKADYIIAAVGGGSNAAGIFNEFLADKSVKLIGVEAAGLGIETPYHAATLTKGKTGIIHGMKTKVLQDELGNILPVHSISAGLDYPGVGPLHAHLFESKRARYEAISDDECMRALKLLCKEEGIIPAIESSHALAFLEKLCPTLKKKSVIIVNLSGRGDKDMTSIRAYKKGVIYG; translated from the coding sequence ATGAAAAAAAGCTACTATGGAAATTATGGAGGGCAGTTTTTGCCTGAAAGTGCGATGTTTGCCCTAAATGAGCTTGAAAAAGCTTTTTTAAAATTTAGCAAGAATAAGGAATTTAAAAAAGAATTAAATGAACTTTTAAAAAATTATGTTGGACGCCCTACTCCTCTTTATTATGCTAAGAATTTAAGTAAAATTTACGGACATAAAATTTATCTTAAAAGAGAAGATTTAAATCACACAGGCGCACATAAAATCAACAATGCCATAGCTCAAGCTCTTCTTGCTAAAAAAATGGGCAAGAAAAAAATCATCGCCGAAACAGGTGCAGGACAGCACGGACTAGCCACTGCCACTGCGGCGGCACTTTTGGGACTTCAATGTGAAATTTTTATGGGTGCTGTTGATGTGGAAAGACAAGCTTTAAATGTCTATAAAATCGAACTTTTAGGTGCAAAAGTTAATGCCATTGAAAGCGGACTTAAAACCTTAAAAGAGGCTACAACAGCAGCAATTCAACATTGGGTGAGCGATATAAAAAATCTCTTTTATGTCGTAGGAAGTGCGGTGGGTCCTTATCCTTATCCAAAAATGGTAACACATTTTCAAAGCATCATAGGCAAAGAGTGCAAAATGCAGCTTAAAAAACTAGGCAAAAAAGCAGATTACATCATCGCAGCAGTTGGTGGAGGCTCAAATGCAGCAGGGATTTTTAACGAATTTCTAGCTGATAAAAGTGTCAAACTCATAGGTGTAGAGGCTGCGGGGCTTGGCATTGAAACACCTTATCACGCTGCGACATTAACCAAAGGAAAAACAGGCATTATCCACGGAATGAAGACTAAGGTTTTACAAGATGAGTTGGGTAATATATTGCCCGTGCATAGCATATCCGCAGGACTTGATTATCCAGGAGTAGGACCTTTACACGCACATTTGTTTGAAAGCAAAAGAGCTAGATATGAGGCTATTAGTGATGATGAGTGTATGAGAGCTTTGAAACTACTTTGTAAAGAGGAGGGAATAATCCCTGCGATTGAAAGTTCTCACGCACTCGCTTTTTTGGAAAAACTCTGCCCTACTCTAAAGAAAAAAAGTGTGATTATCGTCAATCTTTCCGGGCGTGGGGATAAAGATATGACAAGCATTAGAGCTTATAAAAAAGGGGTAATTTATGGTTGA
- the trpA gene encoding tryptophan synthase subunit alpha, translating to MVDFKKFYNDKANIAYIVMGYPNLDMSVEFIKRLDECNIDILEVGVPYSDPIADGEIIANAASKALENGTTIHKILEKLEKIKSNKALVFMAYYNLIFAYGLKAFVKAAKKAGICGLIVPELSYEESGELKKECDKEGLALITFISLTTPKERIAKLCKNASGFIYLLASIGLTGGKSSQNELLEKKVEEIRIYTKLPIFVGFGIKNYEDVKKIHKISDGAIVGTSIVNEFKNTNINEIIKNAKEIFKK from the coding sequence ATGGTTGATTTTAAAAAATTTTATAATGATAAGGCAAATATTGCCTACATCGTGATGGGATACCCAAATTTAGATATGAGTGTGGAATTTATCAAGCGTTTAGATGAATGTAATATTGACATTTTGGAAGTTGGTGTGCCTTATAGCGATCCCATAGCTGATGGAGAAATCATCGCAAATGCCGCCAGTAAAGCTCTAGAAAATGGAACAACCATACATAAAATATTAGAAAAACTAGAAAAAATCAAAAGCAACAAAGCTCTAGTTTTTATGGCGTATTATAACTTAATATTTGCTTATGGCTTAAAAGCCTTCGTAAAAGCGGCTAAAAAGGCTGGAATTTGTGGCTTAATCGTGCCTGAGCTAAGTTATGAAGAAAGTGGCGAATTAAAAAAAGAGTGCGACAAAGAAGGCTTGGCTCTCATCACCTTCATCAGTCTTACAACACCAAAAGAACGCATAGCAAAACTTTGTAAAAATGCAAGTGGCTTCATTTATCTTTTGGCAAGCATAGGGCTAACAGGTGGAAAATCCTCACAAAATGAACTTTTGGAGAAGAAAGTTGAAGAAATTAGAATTTATACAAAACTCCCTATTTTTGTGGGTTTTGGTATAAAAAACTACGAAGATGTTAAAAAAATTCACAAAATTAGCGATGGGGCTATTGTCGGCACAAGCATAGTAAATGAATTTAAAAACACAAATATCAATGAAATAATAAAAAATGCAAAAGAAATCTTTAAAAAATGA
- the fliN gene encoding flagellar motor switch protein FliN, with amino-acid sequence MSDEAIEDIHDVHGLLNSYEDILDITVDFVSELGTTNMSVSELLKLEVGSVIDLEKPAGESVELYINKRIFGKGEVMVYEKNLAIRINEILDSKTVLQYFKKEI; translated from the coding sequence ATGAGCGATGAAGCAATCGAAGATATCCACGATGTGCATGGTCTTTTAAATTCCTATGAGGATATTTTAGATATTACTGTGGATTTTGTTAGTGAGTTAGGAACAACTAATATGAGCGTATCAGAGCTTTTGAAACTTGAGGTCGGTTCTGTAATCGACCTCGAAAAACCTGCGGGTGAGAGCGTGGAGCTTTACATCAATAAAAGAATTTTTGGAAAAGGTGAAGTTATGGTCTATGAAAAAAATCTAGCCATAAGGATTAATGAAATTCTTGACTCCAAAACGGTCCTACAATATTTCAAAAAAGAAATTTAA